Proteins from one Cryptomeria japonica chromosome 4, Sugi_1.0, whole genome shotgun sequence genomic window:
- the LOC131047336 gene encoding two-component response regulator ARR14, with translation MRSSGSYRVKTAEESRAMKQIENFSPSGLKVLVVDEDPLCRVVLERMLRQCSYKVATCSQVSQAISMIMEGKDQFDLVMSDVYLPDEDGFKLLEVVGLGLDLPVIMMSANGETSTVLKGITHGACDYLIKPIRIEELRNIWQHVVRRRGREYLKEELGECDDRDVIDNPESASKKRKDISGGDFADEVIDDVSSLKRARVHWTVQLHQQFVAAVNKVGIDKAVPKKIVEVMKVQGLSRENVASHLQKYRLYLRRLSGIIPESCPVASFQAANDSISGGTINKQSSGKGLNLGVGVNSSVAVGKGLDQGTLKSLQQYRAYQQKLAANRAQVLGGIGILPPKCSSPANKMPESRSGLKSGLQRMSSVDMGMLWKAQCERAFDENEKAAINFSKMKPEKRLNNIDKEEDAVLDPIPEQHGVRKLSLRLSRTQSMNMADIPITFPHDKPVTDFLSTEPINSMLQEVDELCPMEDISWVERPFKPESTLSKMLPVNRFENFAEEFGSSSLSASTSDIVNRQTSARTDFGSAQEVDLGNEDFFSSGSTDISDYLIDDFNPLTK, from the exons ATGAGGTCGAGTGGGAGCTATCGTGTAAAGACAGCTGAGGAGTCAAGGGCAATGAAGCAAATTGAGAACTTTTCGCCTTCTGGGCTTAAGGTTTTGGTTGTGGATGAAGATCCTCTTTGTCGTGTAGTACTTGAAAGAATGCTTCGTCAGTGTAGTTACAAGG TGGCAACGTGTAGCCAAGTTTCTCAAGCTATATCAATGATCATGGAAGGCAAGGACCAGTTTGATCTAGTTATGAGTGATGTCTATCTCCCAGATGAGGATGGATTCAAGCTGCTGGAAGTTGTTGGATTGGGACTGGATTTACCTGTAATAA TGATGTCCGCAAATGGAGAAACTAGTACGGTCCTGAAAGGCATCACTCATGGAGCTTGTGATTATTTAATTAAGCCTATAAGGATAGAAGAGTTAAGAAACATTTGGCAACACGTAGTGCGTAGACGAGGCAGAGAATATCTTAAGGAAGAGTTGGGGGAATGTGATGATCGTGATGTGATTGATAACCCAGAATCAGCTTCCAAAAAGAGAAAAGATATCAGTGGTGGGGACTTTGCAGATGAGGTTATAGATGATGTTAGCAGTCTTAAGAGAGCACGAGTTCATTGGACTGTGCAACTTCATCAGCAATTTGTTGCTGCGGTGAATAAAGTGGGAATCGACA AAGCAgttccaaagaaaattgttgaggTTATGAAAGTCCAGGGGCTTTCACGAGAGAATGTTGCAAGTCATTTGCAG AAGTACCGATTGTATCTAAGGCGACTGAGTGGGATCATTCCTGAATCTTGCCCAGTTGCTTCGTTCCAGGCTGCCAATGACAGCATATCTGGAGGGACAATCAACAAACAATCAAGTGGAAAAGGCTTGAATTTGGGTGTTGGAGTGAATTCAAGCGTAGCGGTTGGAAAGGGTCTAGATCAAGGCACTctcaaatcacttcagcagtacaGGGCTTATCAGCAAAAGTTGGCAGCAAACAGAGCACAAGTTTTGGGAGGGATAGGAATTCTTCCTCCAAAATGCTCAAGTCCGGCTAATAAGATGCCTGAGTCAAGAAGTGGCTTAAAGAGTGGATTGCAAAGAATGAGTTCGGTGGATATGGGTATGCTCTGGAAGGCCCAATGTGAGCGAGCTTTTGATGAAAATGAAAAAGCTGCAatcaatttttcaaaaatgaaaCCAGAAAAGAGACTCAATAATATTGATAAGGAAGAGGATGCTGTTCTTGATCCAATCCCTGAACAACACGGTGTTAGAAAGTTGAGTCTTAGGCTTTCAAGGACACAGAGCATGAATATGGCTGATATTCCTATAACATTTCCACATGATAAACCTGTAACAGATTTTCTGAGCACGGAGCCTATTAATAGTATGCTTCAGGAAGTTGACGAACTCTGCCCCATGGAGGACATATCATGGGTCGAGAGACCATTTAAGCCTGAAAGTACCCTATCAAAAATGCTACCTGTCAATAGATTTGAAAACTTTGCAGAAGAATTTGGAAGCAGTTCACTTTCTGCATCTACCAGTGACATAGTTAATAGGCAAACTTCTGCCAGGACTGATTTTGGAAGTGCACAGGAGGTAGATTTAGGTAATGAAGATTTCTTTTCAAGTGGATCAACTGATATTTCAGATTATCTGATCGATGATTTCAACCCACTGACCAAATGA